CGCCGTCCTGCCGCGCCTGCCGGGCAGCCCGAGCGTGCCGCTGCGGGCCAGGCTCGCCGCCCTGCGCCACCCGGGCGTTCTCGCGGTGCTGCCGCTGACCGTGCTCGGCATGATGGCCAGCTACGGCCTGTACGCCTACGCCGTCCCCCTCCTGCACGCGCTGGGCGCCACGCCGGCGTCCGAGATGTGGTTGTTGTTCCTGTACGGCGTGGGCGCCTTCGCCGGCAACCTGATCGCGGGCAGCGCCGCCGACCGGTACGGGCCCATCCGGGTGCTGGCCGTGGGGTACGCGGCGCTCACCCTCACCCTGGGCGCCTTCACCTGGGCCACCGGCGCCGGGTCGCACGCACTGCCCGTGGCCGCGCTGCTCATGGCGGCATGGGGGGCGAGCACCTGGTTCCAGACCCCGGCGCAGCAGCTGCGGCTGATCTCCGCCGCACCCCAGGAGACCGCCGTGGTGGTGGGGCTGAACGGCTCCGCGCTCTACCTCGGCATCGCCCTGGGCACGGCGCTCGGCGGGCTGCTCCTGCCGGTGGGGGCGCCGGTCGCGCTCGGCGTGAGCGCCGCGCTGGCCGCCGGGTGCCTGCTCTATCTGGCCGCCACCCGGCGCGCTGGTAGTCGGATGAGGTGACATTCCATTTCTTGCAAGAAAAGCCCGTCTGACCGTTTCATGAAAAGAAAGATTTCCGGTTTGTGAAGTGAGCGCGGGCCGCCTGTAGCCTGTCGCCATGCGAACCATCGGCCTCATCGGCGGATTAAGCTGGGAATCGACGGTCATTTACTACCAGATCATCAACCAACGCATACGCGAGGAGCTGGGCGGCAGCCATTCCGCGAACAGCCTGATCTGGTCCGTCGACTACACGACGGTGGAGGACCTCATCTTCGCCGATCAGTGGGACGACGTGGCCAAACTGCTGGCGGACGCGGGCGCCAAACTGGAGCACATGGGCGCCGAGCTGCTGCTCATCTGCAGCAACACCTTCAACCGGGTGTGTGACGAGGTGGCGCAGAACACGGGCGTGCCGGTGCTGCACATCGCCGACGCCGTGGGCGCGGAGGTGGTGTCCAGGGGCTGGCGCAAGGTCGGGCTGCTGGGCACCCGGTTCACCATGGAGGAGCCGTTCCTGCGGGACCGGCTGGCCGCGTACGGCTTCGAGGTGGTCGTGCCGGGGCGTGACAGGCGGGAGCTGGTCCATCGCATCATCTTCGACGAGCTGGTGCGGGGGGTGCTCCGGCCGTCCTCGAAGGCGGCCTACGTGGACATCGTGGCCGAGCTGGCAGCCGAGGGGGCCGAGGGGGTGATCCTCGGCTGCACCGAGATCGAGCTGCTGATCAGCGACGGGGACACCGCCGTCCCGGTGCTGCCGAGCGCCCGGCTGCACGCAGAGGCGGCTGCCAGGCTCGCCCTGGAAGGCTGACCACCCGGCAGCACCTCAACGCGCGTGGGAGCGCCTCACCCCGCAGCCAGCTCGCGTGCGCAGGCCCCCAGCCCGTACTCGCTGGACGCCTTGACGAACACCACGTCCCCAGGCTCGATCAGCTCGACCGCCAGCCGGGTCGCCTGGCCGACCTCGTCGACCGGGTGCACCCGCACGCCCGCGCCCGCGTCCTGGGCCTCCCGCGCCATGGCCCGCTGCCCCACGTCGTCGCCGACCGTGATCAGCACGTCGATGCCCAGCGTGGCCACCAGCTCGCCCATCTCGGCGTGCCTGGCCTGCGAGGCCTCGGCCTGCTGGCCCATCCCGCCGAGCACGGCGATGGTCCGGCGCCCGCCGGCCAGCGCCTTGAACGC
The nucleotide sequence above comes from Nonomuraea gerenzanensis. Encoded proteins:
- a CDS encoding MFS transporter; protein product: MSRIPVRILVLGLGTFAVGTDAYVVAGFLPAMAGSLQVSESTAGQSATVFAVAYAMLSPVLATITARMPRRALLTTALVVLALANLGSALAPNYPVLMVTRVLAAAGAAAFTPNAGAVAASMAAPHQRARALAVVVGGLTVATALGVPLGNLADRTLNWRVALGLVAALCALCAAGVIAVLPRLPGSPSVPLRARLAALRHPGVLAVLPLTVLGMMASYGLYAYAVPLLHALGATPASEMWLLFLYGVGAFAGNLIAGSAADRYGPIRVLAVGYAALTLTLGAFTWATGAGSHALPVAALLMAAWGASTWFQTPAQQLRLISAAPQETAVVVGLNGSALYLGIALGTALGGLLLPVGAPVALGVSAALAAGCLLYLAATRRAGSRMR
- a CDS encoding aspartate/glutamate racemase family protein translates to MRTIGLIGGLSWESTVIYYQIINQRIREELGGSHSANSLIWSVDYTTVEDLIFADQWDDVAKLLADAGAKLEHMGAELLLICSNTFNRVCDEVAQNTGVPVLHIADAVGAEVVSRGWRKVGLLGTRFTMEEPFLRDRLAAYGFEVVVPGRDRRELVHRIIFDELVRGVLRPSSKAAYVDIVAELAAEGAEGVILGCTEIELLISDGDTAVPVLPSARLHAEAAARLALEG